A stretch of Fusarium poae strain DAOMC 252244 chromosome 2, whole genome shotgun sequence DNA encodes these proteins:
- a CDS encoding hypothetical protein (BUSCO:854at5125): MNIAQPISSGVESVEFTFLSPKEIRAISVKRIENDSTFDNLLNPVPGGLYDPALGSWGDAPCTTCNLNQATCPGHPGHIQLPVPVYHPVFMDQAYRLLKATCVYCKGFRLPQKDLHKYMCKLKLLQHGLIQEAHMVGVIGENDLAIQLGNFSELESEAEEEGASSSIDNVTRARDKYVDKCLRGIKIKRGDAKRGKHEGSSEMRREVIKEFLAEITKRRLCASCNGISPSYRKDRFVKVFERSLSDKEKAKMAQKNLRQSDAMTRVQQATTKQKPDGYSSDEGVADVVSPTLEKSQLAGDNAEQDTEMMDADETPAFSASQRYISAMEVHARLSELFTKEQDLISLVYNAKPATRSSKKVTPDMFFLTTILVPPNRYRPEARTGESEISEAQQNSLYKNILRGCGTIARLHKQLKEENADVNQLHQAWTELQESINSLIDKDKNPVQGAAAKRNEDGIKQKLEKKEGLFRKNMMGKRVNYAARSVISPDPNIETNEIGVPPVFAKKLTYPEPVTSHNFRDMQQAVINGVDKWPGAFAIENENGQIVNLRNKSVDDRVSLANQLLAPTSSNAARTSNKKVYRHLTNGDVVLMNRQPTLHKPSIMGHRVRVLPGEKTIRMHYANCNTYNADFDGDEMNMHFPQNEVARAEALQIADTDHQYLSGTAGKPLRGLIQDHISVSVGLCNRDTFFTKGDYQQLVYNALRPESGHIVGERIELVAPAVIRPVPRWTGKQVITTILKNMQPPNCGGLCMEAKTQLKASQWGNDSEEGTVLFQDGEFITGILDKSQIGPSSGGIIHAIHEIYGPTVAGKLLSSLGRLLTRYLNMRAFSCGMDDLRLTRKGEEARRAALKPADNVGIEVASAYTSLTENTRPNDPLLLERLEEAMRDDKKQEGLDMLMKERLSKVTDGIEKATMPHGLEKAFPFNQMQAMTTSGAKGSRVNANLISCNLGQQVLEGRRVPIMVSGKSLPCFNPYETHARAGGYIVQRFLTGIRPQEYYFHHMAGREGLIDTAVKTSRSGYLQRCVIKGMEGLTVAYDTTVRDADGSIIQFMYGEDGLDACKQKYLEEFSFILKNVTSEAAQLRYDPSVGERLGMHREAITKYMKKALKHTNINDPKVEDMEYTKNLKHINIQDPISSHFNPATTAFATSEKFFWKMTRYLKNNKDGLVRDKSDKNKQALSRVSLNKKNAEMLFAMKYLRSLVEPGEAVGIVAGQSVGEPSTQMTLNTFHLAGHSAKNVTLGIPRLREILMTASDKISTPAMSIYPIEEMSAEDAKVFAKSISVLPLGYILDSIHVEEKVGQGKLFGSAKIYSINLKFFDSKEYTETYAIKISDVVDAVEKKLLHRLLSLVKRDIKKRQTHSTMATPEIGVKAGVVETAAPNAEAAGNFDEDDDEEEGDDDATNAKQRANRSEAVSYGPNDDDDDAVQEEMSRDAADADLDDEGFGGSQRRAGDEEDEDSGAVNWGAKMRTERVLEQYLDVTDFTFDEKNGTDCSFTLEFDSAIPKILMLNLVQDAVKKTVIQEISGVRSCDYHEEKNDNKITRVIHTEGVNLQAMQRYSDFIDPNRIQTNDIAAVLEVYGVEAARQNIVQELAGVFGSHGIKVDNRHLNLIGDHMTRNGGFTPFNRMGLKGNVSPFTKMSFETTLGFLKDAVLDGDWDDLSTPSGRLVMGRLGKVGTGGFDVLAQLPTYHVDSLA; encoded by the exons ATGAATATCGCACAGCCGATCTCGTCCGGGGTCGAGAGTGTCGAATTCACCTTCTTGTCGCCAAAAGAAATACGAGCAATCTCTGTGAAGAGAATTGAAAACGACAGCACCTTCGACAATCTCCTCAATCCTGTACCTGGTGGTCTATATGATCCTGCTCTTGGCTCCTGGGGCGATGCGCC GTGTACAACATGTAATCTGAACCAGGCCACCTGTCCCGGCCATCCCGGCCATATCCAGCTTCCTGTCCCAGTGTATCACCCCGTCTTCATGGACCAAGCTTATCGACTCTTGAAGGCGACTTGCGTCTACTGCAAGGGGTTCCGACTTCCTCAGAAGGACCTTCACAAATACATGTGCAAGCTTAAGCTTCTCCAACATGGCTTGATCCAAGAAGCCCATATGGTCGGCGTTATTGGCGAAAACGACCTGGCTATCCAACTTGGAAACTTTTCTGAACTTGAAAGTGAAgccgaagaggaaggcgcCAGCAGTTCGATCGACAACGTGACTCGCGCAAGAGACAAGTATGTTGATAAGTGTCTTCGTGGTATTAAGATTAAGCGCGGCGATGCGAAGAGAGGGAAACACGAAGGCTCAAGCGAAATGCGACGCGAGGTCATTAAGGAATTCCTTGCAGAGATCACCAAGCGAAGACTTTGCGCCAGCTGTAACGGCATCTCGCCCTCATACCGCAAGGATCGATTCGTCAAGGTCTTTGAGAGATCGCTATCCGACAAGGAAAAGGCCAAGATGGCCCAAAAGAACTTGAGACAATCCGATGCCATGACCAGAGTTCAACAGGCCACAACGAAACAAAAACCTGACGGATACTCCTCCGACGAGGGTGTGGCAGATGTCGTTTCCCCCACTCTTGAGAAGTCGCAACTTGCCGGAGATAATGCCGAGCAAGATACAGAGATGATGGATGCCGATGAAACTCCTGCCTTTTCTGCTTCACAGCGATACATTAGTGCCATGGAGGTTCACGCCCGTCTAAGCGAGCTATTCACTAAGGAGCAAGACTTGATCTCCCTCGTTTACAACGCAAAACCTGCAACCAGAAGTTCAAAGAAGGTCACTCCCGACATGTTCTTTTTGACGACCATCCTAGTCCCTCCCAACCGCTACCGTCCCGAAGCCCGAACAGGCGAGTCCGAGATTTCTGAAGCCCAACAAAACTCTCTTTACAAAAACATCCTTCGAGGCTGCGGAACAATCGCCCGACTACACAAACAACTGAAGGAGGAGAATGCCGATGTCAATCAGCTGCATCAAGCGTGGACAGAACTACAGGAGTCGATCAACTCACTCATCGATAAGGACAAGAACCCCGTTCAAGGTGCTGCCGCGAAGCGCAATGAGGATGGTATCAAGCAGAAGCTTGAAAAGAAGGAGGGTCTCTTCCGAAAGAACATGATGGGTAAGCGTGTCAACTACGCAGCCCGAAGTGTTATTTCTCCCGATCCCAATATCGAAACTAACGAAATTGGTGTGCCTCCCGTCTTTGCGAAGAAGTTGACATACCCTGAGCCCGTCACAAGCCACAACTTCCGAGACATGCAACAAGCAGTTATTAATGGTGTTGACAAATGGCCCGGTGCTTTCGCGATCGAAAACGAAAATGGCCAAATTGTCAACCTTCGCAACAAGTCGGTTGACGACCGTGTGTCTTTGGCTAATCAGCTCCTCGCTCCCACAAGCAGCAACGCTGCTCGTACCAGCAACAAGAAGGTTTACCGACATCTTACCAACGGTGATGTCGTCTTGATGAACCGACAGCCGACACTCCACAAGCCGTCTATCATGGGTCACAGAGTTCGTGTCCTGCCTGGTGAAAAAACGATTCGCATGCACTACGCCAACTGCAACACCTACAACGCCGATTTCGATGGAGATGAAATGAATATGCATTTCCCCCAGAACGAAGTTGCTCGAGCAGAGGCTCTCCAAATTGCCGATACTGACCACCAATATCTTTCTGGCACGGCTGGAAAGCCTCTCCGAGGTCTTATCCAGGATCATATTTCAGTCTCCGTTGGCCTCTGTAACCGGGATACCTTTTTCACCAAGGGCGACTACCAGCAGTTAGTATACAACGCACTGCGACCCGAAAGCGGTCACATCGTCGGCGAGAGGATTGAGCTTGTCGCTCCAGCCGTAATCCGACCTGTCCCCAGGTGGAccggaaagcaggtcatcaCTACCATCCTGAAGAACATGCAGCCTCCCAACTGCGGTGGTCTTTGCATGGAGGCTAAGACACAGCTCAAGGCCAGTCAGTGGGGTAATGATTCTGAGGAAGGCACTGTACTGTTCCAGGATGGCGAGTTCATCACCGGAATTCTGGACAAGTCGCAAATCGGTCCTAGCTCTGGCGGTATCATCCACGCTATTCATGAAATTTATGGTCCTACTGTTGCTGGCAAACTTCTTAGCAGTCTGGGAAGATTACTCACAAGATACCTTAACATGAGGGCTTTCTCATGTGGTATGGACGATTTGAGACTCACGCGAAAGGGTGAGGAAGCCCGACGAGCAGCGCTCAAACCTGCCGACAATGTAGGAATTGAGGTTGCATCGGCCTACACTTCACTTACGGAAAATACTCGTCCTAACGACCCTTTGCTTTTGGAGCGTCTTGAAGAAGCAATGCGCGACGACAAGAAACAGGAAGGCCTTGATATGCTGATGAAGGAACGCCTCAGTAAGGTCACAGACGGTATCGAAAAGGCTACTATGCCGCACGGACTGGAGAAGGCTTTCCCCTTCAATCAGATGCAAGCAATGACAACCTCTGGTGCAAAGGGATCCAGAGTCAATGCCAATCTGATTTCTTGTAACCTGGGTCAGCAGGTTCTGGAAGGTCGCCGTGTTCCAATTATGGTCAGCGGCAAGTCGCTGCCCTGTTTCAACCCATATGAGACTCATGCCCGAGCTGGTGGTTACATTGTACAGCGTTTCCTTACGGGTATTCGCCCTCAGGAGTACTACTTCCATCATATGGCTGGTCGAGAAGGTCTGATTGATACTGCTGTCAAGACATCACGTTCCGGTTATCTACAGAGATGTGTCATCAAGGGTATGGAAGGCCTGACTGTCGCTTACGATACCACCGTAAGAGATGCCGATGGCTCCATAATCCAGTTCATGTACGGCGAGGATGGTCTTGATGCTTGCAAACAAAAATACTTGGAAGAATTCAGCTTCATCTTGAAGAATGTCACTTCGGAGGCTGCTCAGCTCCGATACGACCCCAGCGTCGGAGAACGACTGGGAATGCATCGCGAGGCCATTACCAAGTACATGAAGAAAGCTCTCAAGCACACCAACATCAATGACCCCAAGGTTGAGGACATGGAGTACACGAAGAATCTCAAGCACATCAACATCCAGGACCCGATCTCGAGTCACTTCAACCCCGCCACCACCGCATTCGCTACTTCTGAGAAATTCTTCTGGAAAATGACCAGATAtctcaagaacaacaaggaTGGTCTTGTCCGTGACAAGTCTGACAAGAACAAACAGGCGCTCTCGCGCGTGAGTCTAAACAAGAAGAACGCGGAGATGCTTTTCGCAATGAAATACCTGCGCTCTCTTGTTGAGCCTGGAGAAGCGGTCGGTATCGTGGCAGGCCAATCTGTTGGAGAGCCTTCGACACAGATGACACTGAACACTTTCCATTTGGCTGGTCACTCTGCCAAGAACGTCACACTCGGTATTCCTCGACTACGAGAAATTCTTATGACCGCTAGCGATAAGATTTCCACCCCAGCCATGTCGATTTACCCCATTGAGGAGATGTCTGCGGAGGATGCGAAGGTCTTTGCCAAGTCCATCTCAGTATTGCCTCTGGGCTACATTCTCGACAGCATCCATGTCGAAGAGAAGGTTGGCCAAGGCAAGCTTTTTGGCTCAGCCAAGATTTACTCGATCAACCTCAAGTTCTTTGACTCAAAGGAGTACACAGAGACTTATGCCATCAAAATTTCAGACGTCGTTGATGCAGTGGAGAAGAAGCTCCTACACCGGTTGCTGTCCCTTGTAAAGAGGGATATCAAGAAGCGACAAACCCATTCTACAATGGCCACTCCCGAGATTGGTGTGAAGGCTGGTGTTGTGGAGACAGCTGCCCCTAACGCCGAGGCTGCCGGCAATTtcgacgaggacgacgatgaagaagaaggcgacGATGACGCGACAAATGCGAAGCAACGAGCCAACAGGAGCGAGGCAGTGTCGTATGGTCccaatgacgatgatgatgatgctgtaCAAGAGGAGATGAGCCGCGATGCTGCTGATGCTGACCTCGATGATGAGGGCTTCGGCGGTAGCCAACGACGAGCCGGCgacgaagaggatgaggacagCGGTGCCGTCAATTGGGGTGCCAAGATGCGAACCGAACGTGTTCTTGAGCAATACCTTGATGTCACGGATTTCACATTCGATGAAAAGAATGGAACCGACTGCAGCTTCACCCTTGAGTTTGACTCGGCCATTCCCAAAATCCTTATGCTCAACCTTGTCCAAGATGCTGTCAAGAAGACCGTGATCCAAGAGATCTCTGGTGTCAGATCCTGCGACTACCATGAGGAGAAAAATGACAACAAAATCACCAGAGTCATCCACACAGAAGGTGTCAACTTGCAGGCTATGCAGCGATACAGCGATTTCATCGACCCCAACCGTATCCAGACCAACGACATCGCGGCTGTCTTGGAGGTTTACGGTGTTGAGGCAGCTCGACAGAACATTGTGCAGGAGCTGGCTGGCGTCTTCGGCTCTCACGGTATCAAGGTCGACAACCGCCACTTGAACCTGATCGGTGACCACATGACAAGGAACGGTGGTTTCACACCATTCAACCGAATGGGTCTCAAGGGCAACGTCAGTCCGTTCACCAAGATGAGTTTCGAGACGACATTGGGATTCCTAAAGGATGCCGTGTTGGATGGTGACTGGGATGACCTCTCTACACCCAGTGGTCGGTTGGTGATGGGCAGACTTGGAAAGGTTGGCACTGGTGGTTTCGATGTTTTGGCGCAGCTTCCTACATATCATGTTGATTCTCTGGCGTAA
- a CDS encoding hypothetical protein (BUSCO:28690at5125): MERNQSPGLGPRHDASSRVQKPESAADRMAALKARVAAAIGTSKAKGGLNVGLHPALEDLGSYNKSKESTPAPSGARSDKPRSQDASRPASVNRESGENPYFDPSSSAQPGGGKARQSRSLVFNQKGKYIAQANALRRQAALEAMKKRIAEQTRKAGIDDDLDVERNFVVEAPPAIEWWDEGLVEGGSYDVLDDPSKLKLTTPDTIITEYIQHPVALEPPQDGHVPAAKPMFLVKKERQKLRRQRRMAELKEMQAKIRLGLVPAPPPKVKKGNLMRVLGDVAVKDPTAVEARVNREIAERHQKHVESNEARKLTKDQKHEKLAANQQKDAEKGIHMLVFKIGSLANGQHRYKIGVNADQLALTGTCIMHPKFNLVIVEGGEWGIKKFKKLMLNRIDWTENSPSRDRDGKQGATRDWLLAEKETGELKDMSMNECKLIFEGEEKARAFRKWGSKVCETDSEARDALARTKMDNFWQLAKGFA, encoded by the exons ATGGAACGCAACCAGTCTCCTGGCCTCGGCCCTCGTCATGATGCCTCATCAAGAGTGCAAAAGCCAGAATCTGCTGCAGACAGGATGGCTGCGCTAAAAGCACGTGTTGCTGCAGCTATCGGTACTAGCAAAGCAAAGGGTGGTTTGAACGTTGGACTTCACCCTGCCTTGGAGGACTTGGGATCATATAACAAATCGAAGGAatcaacaccagcaccgtCAGGCGCAAGATCAGATAAGCCCCGATCGCAAGATGCGTCCAGACCAGCTTCTGTCAACAGAGAAAGCGGAGAAAACCCGTACTTCGACCCAAGTTCCTCAGCACAACCAGGCGGAGGAAAAGCGCGCCAGTCTCGATCACTCGTGTTCAATCAGAAGGGCAAATATATCGCACAAGCCAATGCTTTACGTCGACAGGCCGCCCTGGAGGCGATGAAGAAACGGATTGCAGAGCAAACTCGAAAGGCAGGCATTGATGACGACCTAGACGTGGAAAGAAATTTTGTAGTGGAAGCACCCCCTGCAATCGAGTGGTGGGACGAAGGACTTGTCGAGGGCGGGAGCTACGATGTTCTGGATGATCCctccaagctcaagctcacGACACCTGACACTATCATCACCGAATACATACAACACCCTGTTGCTCTTGAGCCGCCTCAAGATGGACATGTTCCAGCTGCTAAGCCAATGTTTTTGGTAAAGAAGGAACGACAAAAGCTACGACGACAACGCAGAATGGCTGAGTTGAAGGAGATGCAAGCTAAGATTCGTCTGGGACTGGTGCCAGCACCTCCtcccaaggtcaagaagggcAACCTGATGCGAGTCCTTGGTGACG TCGCTGTCAAGGACCCTACTGCCGTCGAAGCACGCGTGAACCGTGAAATTGCCGAACGCCACCAAAAGCACGTCGAATCAAATGAGGCAAGGAAGCTCACCAAGGACCAAAAGCACGAAAAATTGGCGGCAAACCAACAAAAAGATGCCGAAAAGGGAATTCACATGCTCGTATTCAAAATCGGAAGCCTGGCGAACGGACAACATCGATACAAGATTGGCGTCAACGCTGATCAACTGGCTCTCACAGGTACATGCATCATGCACCCCAAGTTCAACCTGGTAATCGTTGAGGGAGGCGAATGGGGTATCAAGAAGTTCAAAAAGCTTATGCTTAACCGAATCGACTGGACCGAGAATTCGCCGTCAAGAGACCGAGACGGAAAGCAAGGCGCCACACGCGACTGGCTTCTTGCTGAAAAGGAAACCGGCGAGCTCAAGGACATGTCGATGAATGAATGCAAGCTCATCTTCGAAGGTGAAGAGAAGGCTCGAGCATTCAGAAAGTGGGGCAGTAAGGTCTGCGAGACAGACTCGGAAGCGAGAGATGCCCTGGCTCGAACCAAGATGGACAACTTTTGGCAACTCGCTAAAGGTTTCGCTTAA
- a CDS encoding hypothetical protein (BUSCO:5174at5125), protein MADDHHTYGAKCRLAPVSRIEREDEVPPVQAQFFYSSVIPIDDPLSTSSTVGADNRTSKGQVRPFARGDNNALEKAWLGLMSESARRAHQDALESPSRAAEFDSDRLASIIQAVTAKHWDRHRKGYQPQDVAAPTGDLLPTTPVAACCSELVLDVSEELEQGFCALLRRRSAALSVDEVVQQVVLALERLKKQANDEVETQLLPGSPPFSRPGTASTTNTNHPLARMPKTTTDSNSSKRRSTVSEARTRTNSLSMSQPASQPLRSPTPFGSLGALARPPVLDDGISGKPFVRVGSPETQSEPGSLPLPGISGPARDAARTQEQSQATTGQQTTTQTDDSKTTKAVEPLDIAEVAVGLSRLHMVSLPTLQMKPIYWSPINDVAVVSRATWFYRDTMLPIPPTVANQLEAGYHDLRPWTETWSDELRCAIDVGPPGEEKVSHLLWPKEMEVGSGDDFPEPAIPTDPFCAARCFRGEAAAEGTIETTPVTTVAPEDQPQQTRSYSNYHVVYKNAKEAFLLKPSLKPSAYYGRRPVMKIMRGVTVGIPVIRGFDRAAWERFHHKKQTPNKAGASAADESHESTGQDVCTACKADKERRQVTDLVLVAHGIGQKFAERVESFHFTHAINGFRRAVNMELQSPLVKQVLREDQNGLMILPLNWRMGLSFEDGGPMREEDKDEYTPEGFGLKDIEPDTIPAVRSMISDIMFDIPFYMSHHKGKMIKALVSEANRVYRLWCRNNPGFAENGRVHMIGHSLGSAMALEVLSNQPTEVPKLDLTRKEPETKFFEFDTTNLFLAGSPAGFFLLLERGVLMPRYGRMKPGADSSDIISRDVVAEAGTFGCLAVDNIYNILAKEDPIAYLLNGAVDPIYAASLKRAYVPTISNSLWKSVGAAMRGVVPGMAPAPNLLVPEPERPTTIRLPSQLELEVHDFGREEIAERKAFLLNDNGQIDWYLRSGGGPLEIQYLNMLSAHSSYWTNHDFIRLLCIEIGRKPGRAHSIPALRAVKAAKRLLVD, encoded by the exons ATGGCGGACGATCATCACACCTACGGTGCCAAGTGCCGTTTGGCACCTGTTTCTCGAATTGAACGCGAAGATGAAGTCCCTCCAGTCCAGGCTCAGTTCTTCTACTCGTCCGTCATCCCTATTGATGATCCTCTCTCGACATCCTCAACCGTCGGTGCCGATAACAGGACAAGCAAGGGTCAAGTGCGTCCCTTTGCGCGAGGTGATAACAATGCGTTGGAAAAGGCATGGTTGGGTCTTATGTCCGAGTCTGCTCGTCGCGCGCATCAGGATGCATTAGAGAGTCCAAGTCGTGCTGCCGAATTTGACTCGGATAGGTTGGCATCGATTATACAAGCCGTGACCGCAAAACATTGGGACAGGCATCGTAAAGGCTATCAACCACAAGATGTAGCAGCACCAACTGGCGATCTTTTGCCCACAACACCTGTGGCCGCTTGTTGTTCCGAGCTGGTTCTGGACGTTTCTGAGGAATTAGAGCAAGGTTTCTGTGCACTCCTCCGGAGGCGCAGTGCAGCTCTGAGCGTTGATGAAGTCGTACAGCAAGTGGTTCTTGCTCTCGAAAGACTGAAGAAACAAGCCAACGACGAAGTAGAGACTCAACTTTTGCCTGGAAGCCCACCATTCAGTCGCCCCGGGACGGCTTCTACCACTAATACGAATCACCCCCTAGCTCGCATGCCAAAGACGACAACGGATTCAAACAGTTCTAAACGTCGATCAACTGTCAGTGAAGCGAGAACCAGAACAAACAGTCTATCGATGTCTCAACCTGCTAGCCAGCCTCTTCGATCGCCAACACCTTTCGGAAGTCTAGGGGCGCTTGCGAGGCCGCCGGTTCTTGATGATGGAATATCTGGCAAGCCATTTGTACGTGTAGGAAGTCCCGAGACACAATCAGAACCCGGATCGCTTCCTTTGCCTGGCATTAGTGGCCCGGCTCGCGATGCCGCTCGAACGCAAGAGCAATCTCAGGCAACTACTGGGCAACAAACTACCACACAAACCGACGATTCAAAAACGACCAAGGCTGTTGAGCCACTTGATATTGCTGAGGTTGCTGTAGGGTTATCAAGATTACACATGGTTTCTTTACCAACGCTTCAGATGAAACCAATATATTGGTCCCCTATCAACGATGTTGCAGTCGTATCTCGAGCAACATGGTTCTACAG AGACACGATGCTCCCGATACCACCGACTGTTGCGAACCAACTTGAGGCTGGCTATCATGATCTGCGACCTTGGACTGAGACCTGGAGTGACGAGCTTCGATGTGCCATTGATGTTGGACCACCAGGCGAAGAGAAGGTTTCGCATTTGCTGTGGCCTAAGGAGATGGAGGTCGGCTCCGGTGACGATTTTCCAGAGCCAGCCATACCAACTGATCCGTTTTGCGCAGCCCGTTGCTTTCGTGGTGAGGCAGCTGCTGAAGGGACTATTGAAACGACCCCAGTCACAACAGTCGCCCCGGAAGATCAACCTCAGCAGACACGGTCGTACTCAAACTACCATGTGGTATATAAAAACGCTAAAGAGGCATTCCTACTGAAGCCGAGCCTGAAGCCTTCGGCATACTACGGCCGAAGACCCGTGATGAAAATTATGCGGGGTGTCACTGTTGGAATTCCTGTTATCCGCGGGTTTGATCGGGCAGCGTGGGAGCGTTTCCACCACAAGAAACAGACACCTAACAAGGCAGGGGCATCTGCCGCCGATGAGTCGCATGAGAGCACTGGACAAGATGTGTGCACAGCATGCAAAGcggacaaagaaagacgtcaGGTTACGGACCTGGTTTTGGTCGCTCACGGCATCGGTCAAAAGTTTGCTGAGAGAGTGGAGAGTTTTCACTTCACCCATGCCATCAATGGTTTCCGCCGAGCCGTCAACATGGAACTTCAGAGCCCTTTGGTGAAACAGGTCCTACGCGAAGACCAAAATGGGTTGATGATACTGCCCCTGAATTGGAGAATGGGCCTTTCTTTCGAAGATGGAGGGCCGATGAGGGAGGAAGACAAAGACGAATACACGCCAGAAGGCTTTGGACTCAAGGACATCGAGCCTGATACAATTCCCGCTGTTCGGAGCATGATATCAGACATCATGTTCGATATTCCATTCTACATGTCCCATCATAAAGGCAAGATGATCAAGGCACTTGTATCAGAAGCAAATCGTGTATATCGACTCTGGTGTCGTAACAACCCAGGCTTTGCTGAAAACGGGCGAGTTCACATGATCGGGCACTCGCTCGGTAGCGCTATGGCTCTCGAAGTTCTCTCGAATCAACCGACTGAAGTTCCTAAACTGGACCTGACACGCAAGGAGCCGGAAACGAAGTTTTTCGAGTTTGATACGACGAATCTTTTCCTAGCAGGCAGTCCCGCTGGattcttccttctccttgagcGTGGAGTGCTTATGCCTCGCTATGGCCGCATGAAGCCTGGAGCTGACTCGAGCGATATCATATCGAGAGACGTGGTGGCAGAGGCTGGTACTTTCGGTTGTTTGGCCGTCGACAATATCTATAATATTCTTGCCAAAGAGGACCCTATCGCATATCTCCTCAACGGTGCTGTCGATCCCATCTATGCGGCCAGTCTGAAAAGGGCATACGTCCCAACTATTTCCAATTCTCTTTGGAAATCCGTCGGTGCTGCGATGCGTGGAGTAGTGCCAGGTATGGCCCCGGCACCCAACCTACTGGTACCAGAACCGGAGCGTCCAACGACGATACGACTTCCTTCTCAATTGGAGCTTGAGGTGCATGACTTTGGCCGCGAAGAAATCGCCGAAAGAAAAGCGTTCTTGCTAAACGACAACGGACAAATCGATTGGTACCTTCGCTCAGGAGGAGGGCCGTTGGAGATCCAGTATCTGAATATGCTCAGTGCGCACTCTAGTTACTGGACTAACCATGATTTTATCCGACTGCTTTGCATTGAGATTGGGAGGAAGCCTGGCCGAGCTCATTCGATTCCAGCGTTACGGGCAGTGAAGGCAGCGAAACGACTCTTGGTAGACTGA